From the Bacillus tuaregi genome, one window contains:
- the ytxC gene encoding putative sporulation protein YtxC yields the protein MIEIHFQHKEDAMRLYGYFQQLLDYESFSKYTLHYEDSHIVQCRYLEDTCCLEDHNAFLQWVKKSLCQFMLTVKLNDWLRHMLATHYHYRDEEEQQQIIEIVHSVLEGKMEELTVFLPKMNIKDYLSSLIHDWFQEHAGIFAFDSFVTFRLRNFHNELKKYVELSLDEYKLEQEYQMFIQTLRDFLVDREPKLKHLHVLVSDAITFFNEQFEEIKRAELAKMVDRRLLINHPVYIDSVTIAPLLSIAPAQIYIYTDDPDQPIVRTIRNIFEERIISRPLKSIGEYWRQSGDAFDKKV from the coding sequence TTGATTGAAATCCATTTTCAGCATAAAGAAGATGCAATGAGGTTGTATGGCTACTTTCAGCAATTGCTAGACTACGAGTCATTTTCTAAATATACTCTTCATTATGAAGATTCACATATAGTTCAATGCAGGTATTTAGAAGATACCTGCTGTTTAGAGGATCATAATGCTTTTTTACAATGGGTAAAAAAGTCCTTATGTCAATTTATGCTGACAGTTAAATTAAATGATTGGTTAAGACATATGCTGGCAACACATTATCATTATCGGGATGAAGAAGAGCAGCAGCAAATTATCGAAATTGTTCATTCTGTACTAGAAGGAAAAATGGAAGAATTAACAGTTTTTCTTCCTAAAATGAATATCAAGGACTACTTATCAAGTCTTATTCATGATTGGTTTCAGGAGCATGCAGGGATATTTGCCTTTGACTCCTTTGTAACCTTCAGACTGCGGAACTTCCATAATGAGTTGAAGAAGTATGTTGAATTGTCGCTTGATGAATATAAATTAGAGCAGGAATATCAAATGTTTATACAAACACTGCGAGACTTTCTAGTGGACAGAGAGCCTAAATTAAAGCATTTGCATGTGCTAGTATCCGATGCTATTACGTTTTTTAATGAGCAGTTTGAGGAAATTAAGCGTGCAGAATTGGCAAAAATGGTTGACCGCAGACTGTTAATCAATCATCCCGTCTATATTGACTCGGTTACCATTGCCCCCTTGCTCTCGATTGCTCCAGCGCAGATTTATATTTATACAGATGACCCTGATCAACCGATTGTCCGTACCATTCGAAATATTTTCGAAGAAAGAATAATCAGCCGTCCTCTAAAATCGATTGGGGAATACTGGAGGCAATCTGGAGACGCCTTCGACAAAAAAGTATAA